One Hordeum vulgare subsp. vulgare chromosome 4H, MorexV3_pseudomolecules_assembly, whole genome shotgun sequence DNA window includes the following coding sequences:
- the LOC123451123 gene encoding phospholipase A1 EG1, chloroplastic/mitochondrial-like encodes MTIRLPVSNACPAGIYASPQRQQRGHASTSTTSTAGAVAAVAAPPSTFAPQTTRLSAPSTIAVNTRHAAPVAPVFAPARRNGDKTTLASMWREIQGEGDWAGLVEPLHPLLRAEIVRYGELVAATYKAFDLDAGSKRYLNCKYGKARMLEEVGMAGAGYAVTRYIYAAPDVSLPGVAGACPSRWVGYVAVASDDTARRLGRRDIVVSFRGTVTGSEWVANMMSSLAPARFDPADPRPDVKVESGFLSVYTSDDGAGRFTCGSCRNQLLSEVTRLMKQYKHEDVSITLAGHSMGSSLALLLGYDLAELGLNRDARGDHVPITVYSFAGPRVGNMGFKNRCDELGVKVLRVVNVNDPITKLPGIFLNEKSRVLGGRLELPWSCACYTHIGVELALDFFKARDPACVHDLEAYLGFLKCLKVAKVKKQGVELARKARKFDLRQSFDAAWRWQMTAIQVSDLVQSLGI; translated from the coding sequence ATGACGATACGCCTCCCGGTGTCTAACGCTTGCCCGGCTGGGATCTACGCTAGTCCGCAGCGCCAGCAGCGTGGCCACGCCTCGACGTCGACGACGTCCACCgccggcgccgttgccgcggtTGCCGCGCCACCTTCGACTTTCGCCCCCCAGACGACGCGGCTCTCGGCGCCGTCGACCATCGCGGTGAACACCAGGCACGCGGCCCCGGTGGCTCCGGTCTTCGCGCCGGCGAGGAGAAATGGTGACAAGACGACGCTGGCGAGCATGTGGCGGGAGATCCAGGGCGAAGGCGACTGGGCCGGCCTGGTGGAACCGCTGCACCCGCTCCTCCGCGCCGAGATCGTTCGCTACGGCGAGCTCGTGGCGGCGACGTACAAGGCGTTCGACCTAGACGCCGGCTCCAAGCGGTACCTCAACTGTAAGTACGGCAAGGCGCGGATGCTCGAGGAGGTCGGCATGGCCGGCGCCGGGTACGCCGTCACGAGGTACATTTACGCCGCGCCGGACGTCTCCCTCCCTGGCGTCGCGGGGGCTTGCCCGAGCCGGTGGGTTGGGTACGTGGCGGTGGCGTCGGACGATACCGCGCGCCGGCTCGGCCGCCGGGACATCGTCGTGTCGTTCCGGGGTACGGTGACAGGGTCGGAGTGGGTGGCCAACATGATGAGCTCGCTCGCGCCGGCGCGGTTCGACCCGGCGGATCCTCGGCCGGACGTGAAGGTCGAGTCCGGATTCCTGTCCGTGTACACATCGGACGACGGCGCCGGCAGGTTTACCTGCGGCAGCTGCCGGAACCAGCTCCTCTCCGAGGTGACACGGCTCATGAAACAATATAAGCACGAGGACGTGAGCATCACGCTGGCCGGACACAGCATGGGCAGCTCCCTCGCCCTCCTCCTTGGCTACGACCTCGCTGAGCTCGGCCTGAATCGCGACGCAAGGGGCGACCATGTGCCGATCACCGTCTACTCCTTCGCCGGCCCAAGGGTTGGGAACATGGGGTTCAAGAACCGGTGTGACGAGCTAGGAGTGAAGGTTCTGAGAGTGGTGAATGTGAACGATCCAATCACAAAGCTGCCCGGCATCTTCTTGAATGAGAAATCTAGAGTTTTGGGAGGCAGGTTAGAGCTTCCATGGAGCTGTGCATGCTACACACATATTGGCGTTGAGCTTGCCCTAGACTTCTTCAAGGCAAGAGACCCTGCGTGTGTGCATGACTTGGAAGCTTACCTAGGCTTCCTCAAGTGCCTAAAGGTGGCAAAGGTTAAAAAACAAGGGGTGGAGCTGGCACGCAAAGCAAGAAAATTCGATCTACGACAAAGTTTTGATGCTGCTTGGAGGTGGCAAATGACTGCAATTCAAGTTAGTGACTTGGTGCAATCCCTAGGGATTTAG